ACGCAATCCGCCGGAGCTGATCAAGGTGCGCCTGCGTACTCCAGCGGGACGCTCGCTGGACCTCGTGGACACTACCGGCCCGACGTGGGTTGCGATCGAGGGAGAGTGGGTCACGCTGCCTGGAGACTGCGGCAAGATCACGATCACCGCAAGACTGGCGCGCTGAGTGCGCCTGTCCATGGAGGGACTGGAGATGACAGGAACAGTGCTGACACCTTTGTGCACACTGCTCGCGGCAGCACTTGCAGGTTGCATCGCGTGGGCCGACGCGCCGGTGCTGTATGTCTCAACTCAGGGGAATGACGGGTGGTCCGGCACCTTGGCTGATCCCGCAGCCGGCGGGCAGGATGGACCATTTGCGACACTCGAGCGCGCCCGGGATGAACTGCGCGCCATGAGAGCCCGGGGGCAGAGCTCGGCCGGGGCGACTGTCTATGTGCGCGGCGGCGAGTACTTCCTGGAGCAGACCTTCACTCTCGATGCTCGGGATTCCGGCGTCGAGGGTGCTCCTGTGCGCTATGTGGCCGCCGAGGGCGAGACGCCGATCCTCATCGGAGGGGCGTCACTCACGGGCTTCGTCAGGTCCCAGGGCGAGGTCATGTCCCTGGACCTTGCATCCATCGGGCGCAAGGGCCTCAAGTTCGGGCAACTCTTCTACAACGGCAAGCGGCAGCACCTCGCGCGATACCCCAACTATGATCCAGACAATCCCTATGCCGGCGGGTTCCTGTACGCGGCCGACCGGGTCGGCGAGGGCAGCAAGACCCAGTTCCGGTTCGAGCCTGGCACCTTCAAACACTGGGAGCGTCCCACAGACGGACAAGTCTGGATATTCCCGGGTGTGAACTATTGGAATAACATCGTGGGCATCAAGAGCGTAGACCATGAGGCGGGTGTCATTACCCTGGCCGGGGAGACCTCCTACGCCGTCAACAAAGGTGATCGATACTTCGTGCAGGGCCTGAAGGAGGAGCTGGACGCCCCCGGAGAGTGGTATCTCGATGCCGAGCGCTCGATCCTCTATTTCTGGCCACCGGGGGATCTGTCCAAGCGCGTCTCGGCGCCGGTTTTGAGCACCATCGTGAGCATCGCAAAAACCCCGGACCAGGCGGACTGGGTGCAGGACATTGAGCTGCGCGGGTTCACCTTCGAAGGCTGCGATGGCACCGCGGTAACCATGACCAACGCTCGCCGCTGCAGCATCACCGCTTCCACCATCCGCAACGCAGGCGGCGGGGGGGTTACCCTTTCCGCTACAAAGGAATGTCTGGTTGCCGGCAATGACATCTACGAAGTGGGAAGCTCCGGGGTGGCGATACACTCAGGCAACCGCAATCCCACCGCCCCGGACAACAACGTGGTGGACAACAACTACATCCACCATATTGGCTGCTTCTCGAAGACTTCCAGTGCGGTGTCCGTCAGCGGCGTGCGCAACTGGGTCCGCCACAACCTCATCCACGACACCCCGCGCATCGCCATCTCCTATAACGGGAACGACCACGTGATCGAGTACAACCACCTGCGCCACATGAACCTGGAGACCCAGGACAGCGGCGCCACTTACTGCCTGGGACGCGACTGGACTAACCGGGGCCAC
This portion of the Armatimonadota bacterium genome encodes:
- a CDS encoding right-handed parallel beta-helix repeat-containing protein; translation: MTGTVLTPLCTLLAAALAGCIAWADAPVLYVSTQGNDGWSGTLADPAAGGQDGPFATLERARDELRAMRARGQSSAGATVYVRGGEYFLEQTFTLDARDSGVEGAPVRYVAAEGETPILIGGASLTGFVRSQGEVMSLDLASIGRKGLKFGQLFYNGKRQHLARYPNYDPDNPYAGGFLYAADRVGEGSKTQFRFEPGTFKHWERPTDGQVWIFPGVNYWNNIVGIKSVDHEAGVITLAGETSYAVNKGDRYFVQGLKEELDAPGEWYLDAERSILYFWPPGDLSKRVSAPVLSTIVSIAKTPDQADWVQDIELRGFTFEGCDGTAVTMTNARRCSITASTIRNAGGGGVTLSATKECLVAGNDIYEVGSSGVAIHSGNRNPTAPDNNVVDNNYIHHIGCFSKTSSAVSVSGVRNWVRHNLIHDTPRIAISYNGNDHVIEYNHLRHMNLETQDSGATYCLGRDWTNRGHVVRYNYIHDTLGYGRHGGTQWHSPFFTFGIYLDDWSSGQHVYGNIVARSFLAGIDVHSGRDNLIENNIIYDCAQEQMRYQEWPTSHRMLPDMLQKVLDWPFSHLYPALARHRDAVADSTQSYNTFQRNIISYGRPGSRLYAVSGLDWDTTTHDNNVLWHWSGKPDSSLDRMRDHGLDLNSVVADPLFVDPENGDFTLRPESPALKMGFEQIPQDKIGPYESHLRATWPIVEAPGAREHPHQPVRVERKVPRYPVARVKEPIQVDGKLEPGEWLGLDPAKAMLLQEDPSGDTGKRPVSRAWLVHDGTSLYVGLLNEVNPQAPLSLGSRWGGDDGAEVCIEVLRDEKPGLTFVLQGFASGLFQSTDHAGIPTAEAERLGRATQFAAQVGEGWWSGEWCVSLDALGIRPGTKQTIRFNIGVRKTGGPTPWITWVGTGAQNWLVAHAGEIFLE